The following DNA comes from Rosa rugosa chromosome 5, drRosRugo1.1, whole genome shotgun sequence.
GTGATGGCATTCGTTCTAGGAATGGGACTCCAAAATACTAGGCTTCTTCTGAGTGATTCACATGTCTAAGTTGCGAGGTGTTTCCCATAGCTGGGATTGATTCCTAGTCTGTCATCTCAAAATTCTTTATTATCTGATATTTCTAGCATCTCTGACTATTAGTGCAAGACATTATTCAGCTGTTGTACATCAAACCTATTCAAGTATGAACATGCATGTAAACTACTGACAAAAATTCTCATGATGAAGGAAAAAGTAATCAACCATTCACAATTCATCCGATTGGAAGAGAACCGCCATACAAACCTAATGAATGAAATATATTCGAAATTCCCAAGTGAAATTTTCTTTAGATTTTTCCCAGAAGTTTGTATTACATGTTGACAACCAACCGAGCACGCAAGTTCAATTATTAAGCTTACGATACATAAGAGACAAAGTTTACTGTTATGTTGATACAAAAGCTAGGTCCTGAAATAATCATTCCCAACTTTATGTCCCACAGATGATGACATGAAGTTCTGGCAAATTGTGCATTACGTACAAATGAGAAACAAACCTCACCATAATTCAAATTCCTAGATTTGTGTACTCTTACTGCTGCTAGGGCAGCCCAACCATGTTAGCTAATTGCTAATCTTTTTGATGTGGGGACATTGCGAACAGTTGGTAATACCGGACACTGCGGGAACAATAGTGAAAGACACGAATACATTAATTTCTCAAAAGTGATAGCTTCTATATAAGATAGGCATGATATCAACCCACGAAATAATAACACAACTTGACTAATTAcaaaagaaatagaaacttagaaaaaataaaaaaaaataaaaggacgTCCTGAAATACCGATTCCCAACTTGTATGTCATGCAGATAATGACATGAAGTTGTGTTAGAGAGACTAAATCTTCTCCTGAAATCAAGTCATCTAATTCTTCTCCATTGATTTGTTCATAGGCTGTTTTCATATTGAGCTTTGATACCATGTAGAAAGTAATTTTCCTTGTATTGATGTTTACAATTGTACACATATATAGCAGTAATAAACTGCTGTTACAATGCAGGCATTAAACTATATTTACAGCTAGAATAAAAAACTGATAAGCAATTATAGCCCAGTATGAAAACAGCCTATGAACAAATCAATGGAGAAGAATTAGATGACTTGATTTCAGGAGAAGATTTAGTCTCTCTAACAAGTTGTCGTAAAATTGTGCATCCAATTACATATAAAATGACAAACAATGCCTAACCATAAGTCAAGTTCCCAGATTTGGGTGCTCCAGCTGCTGCCAGGTCAGCCCAACCAGGTCAATTAATTGGTGGTATTTTTGTTTTGGGGATAGTGGGGACTGTTTGGAACAATGCAGACTGATATGAGTAgatcaaaattttctcaaaagcgACAGCTCCTATTCAAAATAGATAATCAGAGGAAAAGTTTTCACTGTAAGAGGGCCTTTGTATTTTTGGGTTTACACTTTATACTAGCTTAATAACTATGAAGAGTTGAAGACTAACAATTTTGGTGAATTACCAAGTAACATCCTTTATTCTAAAGTCCGATTATAGCTATGATAGTTACTAGGATTACAGAAATGTCAATGTCTTGTTATGACTAACGATTTTTATTCCATGCATAACACTAATATATGACGGTCTCTATGtgatataaaaacaaaatacaaaaagTAGTAAAAAAGACATCAGTGAACAGCGCTATAGCAATTCTAACATAAATCAAGTTCAGTAATTACCTGATATCTGAAACAGAATAATAAGTGTAATACGCAAACGTGAATTTAAATGGCTTCCCATCAGAGCTGGTATTCCGGATACGAGATGACAACATTAGATCTCCTGCAGATCCCAAAGCTACTCGCAGCAGGAACTCGCAACTACAAGTCAACAACAAGTTAATTTAAAAGATCCCTTAGTGCTAAAAATGTCTCCGCGGTGAGATTTATAGAGATTCTAATTAAAACTGTCTCCAGAGACTTGAATAATTGAACAATTATGTCCCAGTATTTAGCTGTGAGGCCAAGTCTTAATATCATCTTCAGTAGGCTTAAGGATGAAATCAACAAAAACCTTATTGGAATTATTAGTTGGAAAAGGAGATGGATCGATCAGGGTAAATGCTCCAAAATTTGTTTCTAGCACATCCATGTGCATCAACAGAACCAAGATTGAAAACTACATAGACAGAGTGCAAGTTCGCAAGCAAGAAAGACAACTAGAACAAGTGCACACTTGTGGAAAGCAAATATTGGGAATTGCTTTTCGAGGCTTAAATATAGCCTGCAGAAGAAATTACAAAACCCATTCAGCAATTACAGAAATCTATTCTGCTTGATGAATCACAAAACCCATTCAGCAATTACAGAAATCTATTCTGCTTGATGAATCACACAACTAATTCAAAACCCCAACATACGAACACCTTGtaattaagagagagagagagtaaagtaCAGCAGCTTACCCAAACCCAAtacgccgccgccgccaatcgAGTGACTTATTCGAAACAACACCTTCTAATTTAGGATTCCGGGAGCTGAATCAAATTGGGGGAGAAGGATAACGATGAGAAGGAGAAGGGTAATATATCGATCAAGTGCCTCTGCATAACCGGCTGCGGTTAAGTAACCGAGCGTGTCGGTCAGGCGCCGATTTTCGGCTCAGTGCAGGTGGACCTTGGTCCACAGTCCCTGccatttttatatttttcagtTGCATTATTTCCCCCCTCCAACAACATCAGctagcaaataaaaaaaatctacaGAGAAATTGTTGAAGAAAAAGTGGACATCTCATTCCCACCGAACCACTCCAGATTCGATTATGCACTAGCTGATCGAGAAAGCAGCTAGCTCATCACAGACCCTGCCATTTTATATATTTCATTTGCATGATCTATCTCCAACAAAGCAGCTAGCTCATCATTAGAGTCACAGACCCTGCCATTTTATATATTTCATTTGCATTATCTCCAACAAAGCTAGTCACATCAGTTAGCAAACAAGAAAACCCTACAGAGGAAAGTGCAGAAGAAAAAGTGGACGTCTCATTCCCAGGTCCCAGCGAGCCACTCCAGATTCGATTAGCAATGTTTCTCAAAGTCGACCATAAAAAAAATGCCtctgtatatatgtgtgtttgTTTCGAATTATACCTGTATATCAGAACACATGGATCAGCCATTTTTGAAAGACGTTGATGATAAATGATTATGTTGGTGACATCTACAGTGTAATCCAATGTGGTATTACAGCGTTGCCAAAACCTTTTCGTGCCCTGGTTCACACGTGGATCAGCTATTCTCGTACTTGTCCAATTTCATGTAATATTTATCAATTTGAGGATTTTTGATATCACTTCGATAACTCATGTGTTAATTAGGAAAAAAATCTTTGTTAAGGTAATAAGATCCTTATTAGAGTAAAAGAGGTTCTcgtttgagtaattaagtcttACAAGTGGTAATTGTATGTATGTCATATGCTATTAtatattgtagaatttccccTTAAATACTTATGCGAATTAGAGAGCAATTTATTCACCTTATACAGTTGATCCGATATAAGAGACAACTGGTGAGCAATAGGAATTTGTGCATTACCATCGACTGATGTATCAGTTACTGGGTTCCAAATCACATCCCTAATAAAAGTTGAAAGAATTGTTAACATGCAGAAAGTGAGAAACTATAATGCTATGGTAATTAAGAGGAAATTATGTAGCTCTTATGTTTAGATTCACTTACTCTGAAATTCATCATGGGGGTAATTCCATTTTCATTACCTGCAATACATCGATGATCAAGGGGAAGTAAGAACCataagaggaaaagaatggcaaGGAAAAAGTAGAGTTATTGCTTCTTCTCAAGCACTTGCAAGTTTGTCGTGTTAACATGGCGCTTGATAATCTTGCTAATTCAGTATTTAAAGCGTACAAGTGCATCATTTAGTAATATCCGCAAGGACTTATAGATTCTAAAGGTTATGCATGATATTTGGAATATGGAGATGCAACAAATCTTACTTCCGAGAAAGTTTATTTTGGACATAAAAAGAGGAAAATTTATAAATGTGTACCATTGATTATTGTTTGCGCAAGCATTGGAACATGCATTCCAGAGTGGAGTTACCACCAATGTAGAGTATGTTTTTCAGGTATGTAGGGTGTGCATCCAACCACTACATAACCACGAAATTTTCAAATTCAAACGGACTTTGTAACACAATTAATACATCTCCTAATACAATGGTATCTATTTGTGCAGTTCTCGAAAGAATAATGTTATGTGATCGAGCTAGTTTTAAACAACATGACATGATATTTGCTGTGGCAGTTAG
Coding sequences within:
- the LOC133711048 gene encoding putative glucose-6-phosphate 1-epimerase — encoded protein: MHMDVLETNFGAFTLIDPSPFPTNNSNKVFVDFILKPTEDDIKTWPHSCEFLLRVALGSAGDLMLSSRIRNTSSDGKPFKFTFAYYTYYSVSDISEVHVEGLETLDYLDNMQNRKSSTEQGDAITFESEVDKIYLRTPTKIAILDHEKREEQRVFCVTRVVGGGK